A single Bacillota bacterium DNA region contains:
- a CDS encoding DMT family transporter: MTGRRVNPYLALGLGVLGLSSAAIFTRLAAAPALVIAFYRLGFTAVMLAPFTMYCDWQELMSLGRRDLLACMVAGTFLAGHFALWILSLEFTTVASSVIFSNLQVIFVLFLSTFWLKERVTFQVLLGVVIAVTGGIIIGAGDFHLGGSYLKGDLLSLAGALLFALYILTGRQLRQRLNLLPYVLVLYTTTTAVLWLFGQIYGVSWYPQPVSTVAYCLLLAMIPTIGGHTVLNWVLRFIPAPVVALSVLGEAVGASIFAFLLFAEVPTA, translated from the coding sequence TTGACCGGACGCCGGGTTAATCCTTACCTGGCTCTTGGGCTAGGAGTGCTTGGACTTTCTTCAGCGGCGATTTTCACTAGACTAGCGGCTGCTCCTGCGTTGGTGATCGCATTTTACCGGCTGGGATTTACTGCCGTGATGCTAGCTCCGTTTACCATGTATTGTGATTGGCAGGAGTTAATGTCGCTCGGGCGACGTGATCTGCTGGCTTGCATGGTGGCCGGAACCTTTCTCGCCGGTCATTTTGCCTTGTGGATCCTGTCGCTGGAGTTTACCACAGTGGCCAGCTCAGTCATCTTTTCGAATCTGCAGGTTATATTCGTCCTGTTTCTGTCGACCTTCTGGTTGAAGGAAAGGGTTACGTTCCAGGTGTTGCTTGGCGTAGTCATCGCTGTGACCGGTGGAATTATCATTGGCGCTGGAGACTTTCATCTGGGTGGTAGCTATTTGAAAGGGGACCTTCTATCTCTGGCCGGCGCCTTGCTCTTTGCCCTCTATATTCTGACCGGGCGGCAGTTGCGTCAGCGTCTAAACCTTTTGCCGTACGTCCTCGTCCTTTACACCACGACGACAGCGGTCCTCTGGTTGTTTGGTCAAATCTACGGTGTATCCTGGTATCCCCAGCCGGTGTCGACCGTCGCCTACTGTCTGTTGCTTGCCATGATTCCCACCATCGGTGGGCATACCGTTTTGAACTGGGTTTTGCGGTTTATTCCGGCTCCAGTGGTGGCTTTGAGTGTACTGGGGGAAGCGGTAGGAGCCAGCATTTTTGCCTTTTTATTATTTGCTGAGGTTCCGACGGCCTAG